From Deltaproteobacteria bacterium, the proteins below share one genomic window:
- a CDS encoding cytochrome c oxidase subunit II codes for MSIQSPAAGWFKAPTGAERLWVGLALAWCLVMFLMMPYWHFKGKQNSTGESYRVTPMAFYERVNRFIETNKVGEENGVAIVEPAPGQDAYLMAQMWRFWPILKLRKGQTYRLHVSSMDIQHGFSLQPVNMNFQILPGYDHVLTITPTATGLYSIICNEFCGIGHHTMTGRIIVE; via the coding sequence ATGAGCATTCAGAGTCCCGCCGCGGGATGGTTCAAGGCGCCCACGGGCGCCGAACGGCTCTGGGTCGGCCTCGCGCTGGCCTGGTGCCTCGTGATGTTCCTGATGATGCCGTACTGGCATTTCAAGGGAAAACAGAACAGTACCGGCGAGTCGTATCGGGTGACCCCGATGGCGTTCTACGAACGCGTCAATCGTTTCATCGAAACGAACAAGGTCGGCGAAGAGAACGGCGTGGCGATCGTCGAACCCGCGCCGGGTCAGGACGCCTACCTGATGGCGCAGATGTGGCGCTTCTGGCCGATCCTGAAACTGCGCAAGGGCCAGACCTACCGCCTGCACGTTTCGTCGATGGACATCCAGCACGGCTTCTCTCTTCAGCCGGTCAACATGAATTTCCAGATCCTCCCGGGCTATGACCACGTCCTGACGATCACGCCGACCGCGACGGGTCTCTATTCGATCATCTGCAACGAGTTCTGCGGCATCGGTCACCACACGATGACCGGCCGCATCATCGTGGAATAA
- a CDS encoding cbb3-type cytochrome c oxidase subunit I — MVRSCDTTGLPVCLVAEKFIKLQAVFAVVFLLVGGIAALLLGLTRWPSVHLLPADWYYRILTLHGLNMLIFWILFFEVAILYFASTVLLNSRLFSAKIAWVTFGMMLSGALMVDAVILLGKADVLMTSYVPLMAHPVFYLGIILVAVGTLIGVFNFFATIYIAKRDHTYEGSVPLVVFGAIAAAVIAVVTLLHGAIVMIPTFLWSIGLVGAPDPGWYRLVWWGLGHQSQQVNVCAMVACWYFLATVTTGAKPLNQAVCRGAFVLYILFINLASAHHLLVDPGVSAGWKIWNTSYAMYLAVLASMIHGFTVPASVESSMRSKGYNRGLFGWIASAPWGNPGFSAFFLSLVIFGFLGGITGVTLGTQQINILAHNTLRIPGHFHATVVGGTSLAFMGLAYYVVPLIFRREYSFRGLARIQPYLFAGGITTMALGMSFAGSYGVPRRHWDVEFTGAQFAAGFDPGAHVMLGIMGIGSVLAFLGLLTFILLTVHAVFLGESNAGRAMTPWSKSTVEIASASATAVNIRHEHDAEEHKTPGTLVFVLVFLASFAIYYFANWKALADVWHVR, encoded by the coding sequence ATGGTCCGTTCGTGCGACACAACGGGCCTGCCGGTCTGCCTCGTCGCCGAAAAATTCATCAAGCTCCAAGCGGTTTTCGCGGTCGTCTTCCTGCTCGTGGGCGGAATTGCGGCGCTCCTGCTCGGCCTCACGCGCTGGCCGAGCGTTCATCTGCTGCCCGCGGACTGGTACTACCGCATCCTGACCCTGCACGGCCTGAACATGCTGATCTTCTGGATCCTGTTCTTCGAGGTCGCGATTCTGTACTTCGCGTCCACCGTGCTGCTCAATAGTCGTCTCTTCTCCGCGAAAATCGCCTGGGTGACCTTCGGGATGATGCTGTCGGGCGCACTGATGGTCGACGCGGTCATCCTGCTCGGCAAGGCCGACGTGCTCATGACGTCGTACGTACCGCTCATGGCGCACCCGGTGTTCTACCTCGGCATCATCCTCGTCGCGGTCGGCACGCTGATCGGCGTGTTCAACTTCTTCGCCACAATCTACATCGCCAAGCGCGATCACACGTACGAAGGCTCCGTCCCGCTCGTCGTCTTCGGCGCCATCGCCGCGGCCGTCATCGCCGTCGTCACGCTCCTGCACGGCGCGATCGTCATGATCCCGACATTCCTGTGGTCGATCGGCCTCGTGGGCGCGCCGGACCCCGGCTGGTACCGGCTCGTCTGGTGGGGCCTCGGCCATCAGTCTCAGCAGGTCAACGTCTGCGCGATGGTCGCGTGCTGGTATTTCCTCGCCACGGTCACGACCGGCGCGAAGCCGCTCAACCAGGCGGTCTGCCGCGGCGCGTTCGTGCTCTATATCCTATTCATCAATCTGGCGTCGGCGCATCACCTGCTCGTCGATCCGGGCGTCAGCGCCGGCTGGAAGATCTGGAACACCTCCTACGCGATGTACCTTGCGGTGCTCGCGTCCATGATCCACGGCTTCACCGTCCCGGCCTCGGTGGAATCCTCGATGCGTTCGAAGGGCTACAACCGCGGACTCTTCGGCTGGATCGCCTCCGCGCCCTGGGGAAATCCCGGCTTCTCGGCGTTCTTCCTGTCGCTCGTGATCTTCGGATTCCTCGGCGGCATCACCGGCGTCACCCTTGGCACGCAGCAGATCAACATCCTCGCGCACAACACGCTGCGCATCCCCGGCCACTTCCACGCCACGGTCGTCGGCGGCACATCGCTCGCCTTCATGGGACTCGCCTACTACGTGGTGCCGCTGATTTTCCGGCGCGAGTATTCGTTCCGAGGTCTCGCGCGCATTCAACCGTATCTGTTCGCCGGCGGCATCACGACGATGGCGCTCGGAATGTCCTTCGCCGGATCGTACGGCGTTCCGCGGCGGCACTGGGATGTGGAGTTCACCGGCGCGCAGTTTGCGGCGGGTTTCGATCCCGGCGCCCACGTCATGCTGGGCATCATGGGCATCGGATCGGTCCTTGCGTTCCTCGGATTGCTGACCTTCATCCTGCTCACGGTGCACGCGGTGTTTCTGGGCGAGTCGAACGCCGGTCGCGCCATGACGCCCTGGTCGAAGTCGACCGTGGAGATCGCGTCCGCGTCGGCGACAGCGGTCAACATCCGTCACGAGCACGATGCCGAGGAACACAAGACGCCCGGCACGCTCGTCTTCGTGCTCGTGTTCCTTGCCTCCTTCGCCATCTACTACTTCGCGAACTGGAAGGCGCTCGCCGACGTCTGGCACGTGCGCTGA